The following are from one region of the Carcharodon carcharias isolate sCarCar2 chromosome 27, sCarCar2.pri, whole genome shotgun sequence genome:
- the LOC121270156 gene encoding uncharacterized protein LOC121270156: protein MGILLVFTLCVCLPRSFSQSVVQTPAAVTRKECQSLIITCAFKGNSHRLEDGHFFSQTQTGTERERISSGGRFVVSMNKAEKIFSLEIRDVRVEDTATYYCKAQYKCGCGSIWKDGSIDGSGTKVTVTAGSSLLMFQNPPLQTSAVGDTVTLSCEYSGICQYTVHWYRQSPGQAPEYLLQRHTSGEENKENAAGERISASIDSAEKISRLNISKLQVSDSAVYYCAQSRRTAQCTKMNQFILFCNNLHVTLDRPFHSLSMCF, encoded by the exons GCTCTTTCAGTCAGTCAGTGGTACAGACCCCGGCAGCGGTGACCAGGAAGGAGTGCCAGTCCCTCATCATCACCTGTGCTTTCAAAGGTAATTCTCATCGTTTAGAGGACGGACATTTCTTCAGTCAAACCCAGACCGGGACTGAGCGGGAGCGGATCTCCAGCGGGGGGAGATTTGTTGTGTCAATGAATAAAGCAGAAAAGATTTTTTCGCTGGAAATTCGGGATGTGAGAGTTGAAGACACGGCCACCTATTACTGCAAAGCTCAGTATAAATGTGGATGTGGTTCCATTTGGAAAGATGGTTCTATAGACGGATCCGGGACAAAGGTGACTGTCACAGCTG GTTCCAGTCTCCTGATGTTCCAGAATCCGCCTTTACAAACCTCTGCTGTCGGTGACACCGTTACTTTAAGCTGTGAATATTCAGGTAtctgtcagtacacagtacactggTACCGTCAGTCCCCAGGACAGGCTCCGGAATATCTGCTTCAGAGACacacttcaggagaggagaataAAGAAAATGCTGCCGGGGAGAGAATTTCTGCTTCTATCGATTCTGCCGAGAAAATCAGCCGGTTAAATATCTCCAAACTACAAGTGAGCGATTCCGCTGTGTATTACTGCGCACAAAGTCGGCGCACAGCACAGTG TACTAAAATGAATCAGTTCATCCTTTTCTGCAATAACTTGCACGTGACACTTGACCGCCCGTTTCACAGTCTGTCTATGTGCTTTTGA